Proteins encoded within one genomic window of uncultured Draconibacterium sp.:
- a CDS encoding 1-acyl-sn-glycerol-3-phosphate acyltransferase, whose amino-acid sequence MRDINFDDIRPYTDKEVKAKIRQLVKDKTFDDVLHHLFKNRPKVEMVKFQLRRVSSIKQLQGVFIYDLLHWLVDKTSDGLKVTGIDKLDKTKPYLFISNHRDIILDAALLNFLIFEHGMNTTQIAIGDNLLQYEWIEHTVKLNRSFVIKRNLPPRELMMASKKVSHFIRKSITEDNLSVWIAQREGRTKDGNDKTQESVLKMLNMSNKNGISNGFNELNIVPVSISYEIEPCGLPKLRELIKKEHYGRAKQSKDDLKAMSMGMFAPKGRMRFAFGTPIETHFELTKNNEQRNDYIRRLAEMIDDQIYKNFKLWPSNFVAYDMLMQEHRFKDRYTAEEQKKFEIMVEQAMVNIDFPITDIQERFLKLYAYPVINKFDRPKK is encoded by the coding sequence ATGCGAGACATTAATTTTGATGATATTCGCCCCTACACCGACAAAGAAGTAAAAGCTAAAATAAGGCAACTGGTTAAGGATAAGACCTTTGACGACGTACTACATCACCTGTTTAAAAACCGGCCAAAGGTTGAAATGGTAAAATTTCAGTTGCGCCGGGTAAGCAGTATCAAACAGTTGCAAGGCGTATTTATTTACGATCTTTTACACTGGCTGGTTGATAAAACCTCCGACGGACTAAAAGTTACAGGAATAGACAAGTTGGATAAAACCAAACCTTACCTGTTTATTTCGAACCACCGCGATATTATTCTGGATGCTGCATTATTGAATTTTCTCATTTTCGAGCACGGCATGAACACCACCCAGATTGCAATTGGCGACAACCTGTTACAATACGAATGGATTGAACATACCGTAAAACTGAACCGTTCGTTTGTAATTAAACGAAATCTGCCTCCGCGCGAGCTGATGATGGCCTCGAAAAAGGTCTCGCATTTTATTCGCAAATCAATTACAGAAGACAATTTGTCGGTGTGGATCGCTCAACGCGAAGGACGCACAAAAGACGGCAACGACAAAACACAGGAGAGTGTTTTAAAGATGCTAAACATGAGCAACAAAAATGGTATTTCAAATGGTTTTAACGAGCTTAATATTGTTCCGGTTTCCATTTCGTACGAGATTGAACCATGTGGTTTGCCAAAGCTTCGTGAGTTAATAAAAAAAGAGCATTATGGGCGGGCGAAACAAAGCAAAGACGATTTGAAAGCCATGTCGATGGGAATGTTTGCACCAAAGGGAAGAATGCGTTTTGCATTTGGCACGCCCATTGAAACCCATTTTGAGCTGACCAAAAATAACGAACAGCGCAATGATTATATCCGCCGTCTGGCCGAAATGATAGACGACCAGATTTACAAAAATTTCAAACTGTGGCCAAGCAATTTTGTAGCATACGATATGCTGATGCAGGAACACCGGTTTAAAGACCGGTACACCGCCGAGGAACAAAAGAAATTTGAAATTATGGTGGAGCAAGCCATGGTAAACATCGATTTCCCGATAACCGACATCCAGGAACGTTTTCTAAAATTGTATGCGTACCCGGTAATTAACAAATTCGACCGACCGAAAAAATAA
- a CDS encoding helix-hairpin-helix domain-containing protein, with protein sequence MRKLIQHITVVFFQLIVLAASAQKESPDQLIESILESHLDKIEEGTDVAIIIEDLEYFLEHPVNINATSSTELARLYLLNEIQIQKLLEYIATYGPVYSIYELKTIDGFMPNLLQKLQYFIEFGPEEQERQTLKEQLKYADNQLLLRTLGYLQKARGYKEKDDDTIPYEGNRFRYYTRYNFRAGDKLSAGITAEKDPGEAFFRGSNKSGFDYYSGHISFKLNETFENISVGDYLVRSGQGLVLWQGYTNGKSENVLGISKTGQGVRAYTSVDENFYFRGAAGTVKLGNSRFSLFYSHKNADGNLEYYDSVVTHFTSLQTSGYHRTESEIADEKTVKFTNAGGVFTHNFDHLKLGATFVYQQFDKPFIRSNQLYNQFRFRGTDNYTAGADYLFSKNNYTLFGEAAISKSKGKAVTQGAIVHVNDQLGFSALFRHFDKDYHAFWANTMAEGSNISNESGLYFGVRFLPAKFVTLSTYSDVYQSKWFNYSTTGPARSWDIFTQADFKISEKISAYLRFKNEEKDQKFKNENRYVNLPERIQKLRLHVQFQLSETILLKTRAEHVYYKGEESENGFLLFQDIQFKSEEFPLNLAARLAWVHTESYNSRIYAYENDILYAFSIPAYYGEGFRTYLNLKYQPAKKIECWLKLANTYWTDRETISSGYNEIAGHHKTELKFQLRLKF encoded by the coding sequence ATGAGAAAACTGATCCAACATATCACTGTCGTATTCTTTCAACTAATCGTTTTAGCCGCATCAGCTCAAAAAGAGTCGCCGGATCAATTGATTGAATCGATATTAGAATCGCATCTTGATAAAATTGAGGAAGGCACCGACGTGGCAATTATTATTGAAGACCTGGAATATTTTTTGGAACACCCCGTTAATATTAACGCAACAAGTTCCACAGAACTGGCCCGACTTTATTTATTGAATGAAATACAAATTCAAAAATTGCTGGAGTACATCGCAACTTACGGCCCGGTTTATTCCATTTACGAACTAAAAACCATTGATGGATTTATGCCTAACCTGCTGCAGAAACTGCAATATTTTATTGAGTTTGGCCCCGAAGAACAGGAACGACAAACATTAAAAGAACAGCTAAAATACGCCGATAATCAATTGTTGCTACGTACGCTTGGCTATTTGCAAAAAGCACGCGGATACAAAGAAAAAGACGATGACACGATTCCATACGAAGGCAACCGCTTTCGTTATTACACGCGTTATAATTTCAGGGCCGGTGACAAACTTTCTGCCGGTATAACTGCCGAGAAAGATCCGGGCGAAGCCTTTTTTCGAGGATCGAATAAAAGTGGTTTTGATTACTACTCGGGGCACATCAGTTTTAAACTGAACGAAACTTTTGAAAATATTTCTGTGGGGGATTATCTTGTTCGATCCGGCCAGGGTCTGGTGCTGTGGCAAGGATACACCAACGGAAAATCGGAGAATGTTTTGGGAATAAGCAAAACCGGGCAGGGTGTTAGGGCATACACTTCGGTGGATGAAAATTTTTATTTCAGAGGCGCAGCGGGTACGGTAAAATTGGGCAATTCGCGTTTCAGTCTTTTCTACTCGCACAAAAATGCGGATGGTAATTTAGAATACTACGATTCTGTAGTTACACATTTTACCAGTTTGCAAACATCGGGATATCACCGAACAGAGAGCGAAATTGCAGATGAGAAGACAGTAAAATTCACCAACGCCGGCGGTGTTTTCACCCACAATTTTGATCATCTGAAACTGGGAGCAACTTTTGTTTATCAACAATTCGACAAACCTTTTATACGCAGCAATCAGCTATACAACCAATTTCGTTTTCGGGGAACAGATAATTATACGGCGGGTGCCGATTATCTTTTTAGTAAAAACAACTATACGTTGTTTGGAGAGGCGGCCATCTCAAAATCAAAGGGAAAAGCAGTAACTCAAGGAGCCATTGTCCATGTAAACGACCAACTGGGATTTTCTGCACTTTTTCGCCATTTCGATAAAGACTACCACGCTTTTTGGGCCAACACGATGGCCGAAGGAAGCAATATTAGCAACGAATCAGGCCTTTATTTTGGAGTGCGTTTTTTACCAGCTAAATTTGTAACGTTATCAACTTACTCCGATGTTTACCAATCCAAATGGTTCAACTACTCCACTACCGGCCCGGCACGTTCGTGGGATATTTTCACGCAAGCCGATTTTAAGATCAGTGAAAAAATAAGCGCCTACCTACGTTTTAAAAACGAGGAGAAAGATCAAAAATTCAAAAACGAAAATCGTTATGTCAACCTTCCTGAACGTATTCAAAAACTGCGTTTGCACGTTCAGTTTCAGCTTTCGGAAACAATCTTGCTAAAAACACGTGCCGAGCATGTTTATTACAAAGGCGAAGAAAGTGAAAATGGGTTTCTGCTTTTTCAGGACATTCAATTCAAATCCGAAGAATTTCCACTAAATCTTGCTGCACGGCTGGCCTGGGTTCATACAGAAAGCTACAACAGCCGCATTTATGCTTACGAAAATGATATTCTTTATGCGTTTTCAATTCCGGCATATTACGGCGAAGGATTCAGGACATATCTCAACTTAAAATACCAGCCGGCTAAAAAAATCGAGTGCTGGCTAAAATTGGCAAACACTTATTGGACCGACCGTGAAACCATCAGTTCGGGCTATAATGAGATTGCCGGACACCACAAAACGGAGTTAAAATTTCAATTGAGGTTGAAATTTTAA